The nucleotide sequence CATGGTTTTACCAGCAATGCGGTTATGCGAAGTTTGCATATAACTCAGCTTTGTCTGATTTTAAGGCGGAACTCTCAGCGGATAACTTCTTGTCCATGTATGACCTTAACAAACGCTTTAATCAGAAGAAGAAAGCGTTTGATTGGACGCAAGCCCAAGATCAGCGTGCTGCGATGTATGCCGTCCATAGCCTCGGTAAAGCGATTGATAACTGGGTGGCAAAGCGTACGGGATTTCCCAAGTTTAAGAAACGCGGTTGCAAACATTCCTACACCACCGATGAGCAGTCCG is from Candidatus Poribacteria bacterium and encodes:
- a CDS encoding helix-turn-helix domain-containing protein — protein: MIKTHKIALRPDKVQIAWFYQQCGYAKFAYNSALSDFKAELSADNFLSMYDLNKRFNQKKKAFDWTQAQDQRAAMYAVHSLGKAIDNWVAKRTGFPKFKKRGCKHSYTTDEQS